The following proteins are encoded in a genomic region of Deinococcus misasensis DSM 22328:
- a CDS encoding DUF2171 domain-containing protein, which produces MNPTRPSDHDIRQGMMVLCKQGILRGFVESAQSDHIQVRLNASGEQVWLPVSSVQEVEDDVRLLWSKQELWTRACSSKPIAG; this is translated from the coding sequence ATGAACCCAACCCGACCCTCCGACCATGACATCCGACAAGGCATGATGGTGCTTTGCAAACAGGGCATTTTGCGAGGCTTTGTGGAATCGGCCCAGAGCGATCACATCCAAGTGCGTTTGAATGCCTCGGGTGAACAGGTTTGGTTGCCTGTGTCTTCTGTGCAAGAGGTGGAAGACGATGTGCGTCTGCTCTGGTCCAAACAGGAACTCTGGACCAGAGCCTGCTCCAGCAAACCCATTGCTGGATGA
- the ddrC gene encoding DNA damage response protein DdrC, which produces MKLGLDPQYPQPIKLGKSTVRRNRHGQFHALDALGALGLEQSPEALERLQQEHHLTLRYTDFGEGKEAMISGDDFTRLVFTLEHPEAKRLRQKSQDIYRRFLEGDILLASEVAERSAHPEDRRWLAARLDNLESRKRFMSTVAKHGGEGDIYRQVSSVSNQSVLKMNSSEFKKKRKVKNTRDGLTPMELIRMSYLETVTAKDLEEKGVKGNDAILKAHKRNAQTEQQMWEKIRQQQEEKVRKAQ; this is translated from the coding sequence ATGAAGCTAGGTCTTGATCCCCAGTATCCGCAACCCATCAAACTTGGCAAATCCACCGTCCGGCGCAACCGCCACGGACAATTCCATGCGCTGGATGCACTGGGCGCGCTGGGTCTGGAGCAAAGTCCAGAAGCACTGGAACGCCTTCAGCAAGAACACCACCTGACCCTGCGCTACACCGATTTCGGTGAAGGCAAAGAAGCCATGATCTCTGGAGATGATTTCACCCGACTGGTGTTCACCCTTGAGCACCCCGAGGCCAAACGCCTGCGTCAAAAATCACAGGACATTTACCGCCGTTTTCTGGAAGGTGACATCCTGCTCGCTTCAGAAGTTGCAGAACGCTCTGCCCACCCGGAAGACCGCAGGTGGCTGGCCGCCAGACTGGACAACCTGGAATCCCGCAAACGTTTCATGTCCACGGTGGCCAAGCATGGGGGTGAGGGAGACATCTACCGTCAGGTCAGCAGTGTGTCCAACCAGAGCGTCCTGAAGATGAATTCCTCAGAATTCAAAAAGAAACGCAAAGTCAAAAACACCCGCGATGGGCTCACCCCCATGGAGCTGATTCGCATGAGTTATCTGGAAACCGTCACTGCCAAGGACCTCGAAGAAAAAGGGGTCAAAGGCAACGATGCCATCCTGAAAGCCCACAAACGCAACGCACAGACCGAGCAACAGATGTGGGAAAAAATCCGTCAGCAGCAAGAAGAAAAAGTTCGCAAAGCACAATGA
- a CDS encoding transglutaminase TgpA family protein, which produces MTGVSLSREPQPEPLPDRPLRALMLGLVLVFLPYFLDLPFWVVGLALGMVGWRWMALIRQWPLLHNTWLLLILLFAGIGIWLEYGSLVGRDGGVAVLLVLLTLKLNESRKSRDALLLILMAFFALFAMYFFRQDVLTLIYTLAVAVFLLATTLFWQVREGTVLDQWRPAMGRFLRALPLALVLFVVFPRPDGPLWAIPNQKAATTGLADQVSPGTVSELAKDDSVALRAEFLDPLPRKDQLYWRGPVYEHYDGQDWTQRPVWRRIANNLQIEYRGRLVRYRSTVEPHGYPWVLALDTFAGGNSQVRYTSNYQAVTLPIAVRQRFELQAVLDSTTGRNEDPEVLKLQLQLPENINPRTRALAESWKGLRPEQKVQAALDFLRGGGFVYTLSPPLLSGPNSIDELLFQTRQGFCEHYASAFGFLMRAAGIPTRLVGGYLGGTPNADGRYLIVRQSDAHVWNEVWFENQGWVRVDPTGAVSPARINAGLAASLQDLAALSPLLRDQNSWWSQFRLRLDAWQFTWDQWVIGYNGEQQSRLFALLGMSGLVLGGAVTVSLGLALLPAVWRRRPPRAPQTDEVQRGMALFAQRLGKAPAPSEPVGEYALRMASLYPEQASDILAIAESYQNLRYGPPSSKEQVQAFLRQVRAFRLQRSK; this is translated from the coding sequence ATGACAGGGGTGTCCCTTTCCCGCGAACCGCAGCCCGAACCTTTGCCGGATCGTCCATTGAGGGCCCTGATGCTGGGTCTGGTGCTGGTGTTTCTGCCTTATTTTCTGGATTTGCCTTTCTGGGTGGTGGGTCTGGCTCTGGGCATGGTGGGTTGGCGATGGATGGCCCTCATCCGACAGTGGCCCTTGCTGCACAACACCTGGCTGCTGCTGATCTTGTTGTTTGCTGGGATTGGCATCTGGCTGGAATATGGCTCTCTGGTGGGACGCGATGGAGGTGTGGCGGTGCTGCTGGTGCTGCTCACCCTGAAACTCAACGAGAGTCGCAAATCCAGAGATGCCCTTCTGTTGATCTTGATGGCATTCTTTGCCCTTTTTGCCATGTATTTTTTCCGACAGGATGTCCTGACCCTGATCTACACGCTGGCAGTGGCGGTTTTCCTGCTGGCCACCACTTTGTTCTGGCAGGTTCGAGAAGGAACGGTTTTGGACCAGTGGCGACCAGCCATGGGGCGGTTTCTTCGGGCTTTGCCTCTGGCTCTGGTGTTGTTTGTGGTGTTTCCCAGACCGGATGGACCGTTGTGGGCCATACCCAACCAGAAAGCCGCCACCACCGGACTGGCAGATCAGGTTTCTCCAGGCACGGTCAGTGAACTGGCCAAAGATGATTCCGTGGCCCTCAGGGCAGAGTTTCTGGACCCGTTGCCACGCAAAGACCAGTTGTACTGGAGGGGGCCGGTCTATGAGCATTACGATGGGCAAGATTGGACCCAACGTCCTGTGTGGCGGAGGATTGCCAACAACCTGCAGATCGAATACCGGGGACGGTTGGTGAGGTACCGAAGCACGGTGGAACCCCACGGTTATCCATGGGTGCTGGCCCTGGACACTTTTGCTGGAGGCAATTCTCAGGTGCGTTACACCTCCAACTATCAGGCGGTCACCCTTCCCATTGCTGTGCGCCAGCGCTTTGAATTGCAGGCGGTTCTGGACTCCACCACTGGACGCAATGAAGACCCAGAGGTGTTGAAATTGCAACTGCAGTTGCCCGAGAACATCAATCCCCGCACGAGGGCTCTGGCTGAATCGTGGAAGGGTTTGCGTCCAGAGCAAAAGGTTCAGGCTGCCCTTGACTTCCTGCGGGGAGGGGGTTTTGTGTACACCCTCAGCCCTCCTTTGTTGAGCGGGCCCAATTCCATAGACGAACTGCTTTTTCAGACCAGGCAAGGTTTCTGTGAGCACTATGCAAGTGCTTTTGGTTTCCTGATGCGGGCGGCAGGGATACCCACCCGTCTGGTGGGTGGCTATCTGGGAGGAACCCCCAATGCAGACGGCAGGTACTTGATTGTGCGACAATCCGATGCCCATGTGTGGAACGAGGTGTGGTTTGAGAATCAGGGTTGGGTCCGGGTGGATCCCACAGGTGCCGTGTCTCCAGCCCGAATCAATGCAGGTTTGGCGGCCAGTCTGCAGGACCTTGCGGCCCTTTCCCCTTTGTTGCGCGATCAGAACTCATGGTGGTCTCAATTCCGTCTGAGGTTGGATGCCTGGCAATTCACATGGGACCAGTGGGTGATCGGATACAACGGAGAACAGCAGAGCCGTTTGTTTGCCCTGCTCGGGATGTCAGGTCTGGTGCTTGGTGGAGCGGTGACGGTTTCGCTCGGGCTTGCCTTGCTGCCTGCAGTGTGGCGTCGTCGGCCTCCCAGAGCACCCCAAACCGATGAAGTGCAGAGGGGCATGGCCCTTTTTGCACAAAGGCTGGGGAAAGCACCTGCACCTTCTGAGCCAGTGGGTGAGTATGCGCTTCGGATGGCAAGTTTGTATCCTGAGCAGGCCAGCGACATTCTGGCCATTGCAGAAAGCTACCAGAATTTGCGTTATGGCCCACCTTCGTCGAAAGAGCAGGTTCAAGCTTTTCTCAGGCAGGTCAGGGCTTTTCGTTTGCAACGGTCAAAATAA